From a single Shewanella donghaensis genomic region:
- the gspD gene encoding type II secretion system secretin GspD, giving the protein MKSYGIRRKVLAGMVAGLAMLVSQVAWSEQYAANFKGTDIQEFINIVGKNLNKTIIVDPTVRGKINVRSYDLLDDEQYYQFFLNVLQVYGYAVVEMENRVIKVIKDKDAKTAAIRVADDDTPGLGDEMVTRIVALYNTEAKQLAPLLRQLNDNAGGGNVVNYDPSNVLMISGRAAVVNKLVEIVRRVDKQGDTAVEVVSLEYASAGEIVRIVDTLYRSTANQAQMPGQAPKVVADERMNAVIVSGDEKSRQRVVELIRRLDAEQANTGNTKVRYLRYAKAEDLVEVLTGFADQLVSDQDAGKSSGSKRKEINIMAHDDTNALVISAEPDQMRTIESVINQLDIRRAQVLVEAIIVEVSEGDDVGFGIQWASASGGGTQFNNLGPTIGEIGAGIWQAQGEEGTTVCTENGTCTENPDTRGDITLLAQSLGKVNGMAWGVAMGDFGALIQAVSSDTKSNVLATPSITTLDNQEASFIVGDEVPILTGSQNSSNGNSNPFQTVERKEVGVKLKVIPQVNEGNAVKLTIEQEVSGINGKTGVDVTFATRRLTTTVMADSGQIVVLGGLINEEVQESVQKVPFLGDLPIIGHLFKSSSSGTKKKNLMVFIKPTIIRDGITMEGIAGRKYNYFRALQLEQQERGVNLMPNTDVPILQEWDQEAYLPDEVNEVLNRYKEGKSLETRMRETDPALKRISESKDNDDVIIEDAEAEDAEANQEDDANE; this is encoded by the coding sequence ATGAAGAGTTATGGAATTCGACGCAAGGTATTAGCTGGAATGGTTGCAGGACTTGCCATGCTGGTTTCTCAGGTTGCTTGGTCGGAACAATATGCTGCCAATTTTAAAGGCACCGATATTCAGGAATTCATTAATATTGTAGGCAAAAACCTCAATAAAACCATTATTGTGGATCCCACTGTTCGCGGTAAAATTAATGTCCGCAGCTATGATTTATTAGATGATGAACAGTACTACCAATTCTTCCTCAATGTATTGCAGGTATATGGTTACGCCGTTGTTGAAATGGAAAACCGTGTCATCAAAGTTATTAAAGATAAAGATGCTAAAACGGCAGCGATTCGGGTAGCAGATGACGACACTCCGGGTTTAGGTGATGAAATGGTCACCCGTATCGTGGCTTTATATAACACCGAGGCTAAACAACTTGCACCGCTGCTTCGTCAGTTAAATGATAATGCTGGTGGCGGTAACGTGGTTAATTACGACCCGTCTAACGTATTGATGATTTCAGGCCGCGCTGCGGTTGTGAATAAGCTGGTTGAAATTGTTCGCCGTGTTGATAAGCAAGGGGATACAGCTGTTGAAGTGGTTTCACTTGAATATGCTTCAGCGGGTGAAATTGTTCGAATCGTAGATACCTTATATCGCTCAACCGCAAATCAAGCACAAATGCCAGGTCAAGCGCCTAAAGTGGTTGCTGATGAACGTATGAACGCGGTCATTGTTAGCGGTGATGAAAAAAGTCGTCAACGAGTGGTTGAACTCATCCGCCGCCTTGATGCTGAACAAGCGAATACCGGTAACACCAAAGTAAGATATTTACGCTACGCCAAAGCAGAAGACTTGGTTGAAGTGTTAACAGGTTTTGCGGATCAATTAGTCAGCGATCAAGATGCCGGTAAGTCATCGGGCAGCAAGCGTAAAGAAATTAATATCATGGCTCACGATGATACCAATGCTTTGGTTATCAGTGCTGAACCGGATCAAATGCGCACTATTGAAAGTGTGATTAACCAATTAGATATTCGCCGTGCTCAAGTATTGGTTGAAGCCATTATTGTTGAAGTATCAGAAGGTGATGATGTTGGCTTTGGTATTCAATGGGCGTCAGCTTCTGGTGGTGGTACTCAGTTTAATAACTTAGGTCCAACTATTGGCGAAATTGGTGCGGGTATTTGGCAAGCACAAGGTGAAGAAGGCACTACAGTATGTACCGAAAATGGTACCTGTACTGAAAACCCGGATACACGAGGTGATATTACATTACTGGCGCAATCGTTAGGTAAAGTGAACGGTATGGCGTGGGGTGTGGCAATGGGCGATTTCGGCGCATTGATTCAAGCAGTATCAAGTGACACCAAATCAAATGTACTTGCAACACCTTCTATTACAACTCTCGATAACCAAGAAGCATCATTCATTGTTGGTGACGAAGTGCCAATTCTTACTGGTAGCCAAAACTCTAGCAACGGCAACAGTAACCCATTCCAAACGGTTGAACGTAAAGAAGTGGGCGTGAAGTTAAAAGTTATCCCACAGGTCAATGAAGGTAATGCAGTTAAGTTGACCATTGAGCAAGAAGTCTCAGGTATTAACGGTAAAACGGGTGTTGATGTGACATTCGCGACTCGTCGTTTAACTACTACGGTAATGGCAGACTCTGGTCAGATTGTAGTTTTGGGCGGATTGATTAACGAAGAAGTGCAAGAATCAGTTCAAAAAGTGCCATTCCTAGGTGACTTACCGATTATCGGTCATTTATTTAAGTCTTCTTCAAGCGGTACGAAAAAGAAGAACTTGATGGTCTTTATTAAACCTACCATTATCCGTGATGGCATCACGATGGAAGGTATTGCAGGTCGTAAATATAACTACTTCCGCGCATTGCAACTTGAGCAACAAGAGCGCGGTGTAAACTTAATGCCTAATACTGATGTGCCGATATTGCAAGAGTGGGATCAAGAAGCTTATTTACCAGATGAAGTTAACGAAGTGCTTAATCGTTATAAAGAAGGTAAAAGTCTAGAGACTAGAATGCGTGAAACAGATCCTGCACTTAAACGCATTAGTGAAAGTAAAGATAATGATGATGTCATAATCGAAGACGCTGAAGCCGAAGATGCAGAAGCTAACCAAGAAGATGATGCCAATGAGTGA
- the gspG gene encoding type II secretion system major pseudopilin GspG yields the protein MQANRNQTGRKQAGFTLLEVMVVIVILGILASMVVPNLMGNKDKADIQKAVSDIVALENTLDMYRLDNSIYPTTDQGLDALIQKPTSSPEPRNYRDEGYIKRLPQDPWRNDYYLLSPGENGRIDIFSAGPDGQVGTEDDIGNWNLQNFQ from the coding sequence ATGCAAGCAAATCGAAATCAAACTGGTCGTAAACAAGCTGGTTTTACATTACTTGAAGTCATGGTTGTTATTGTTATTTTGGGTATTCTTGCTTCGATGGTCGTACCTAACTTAATGGGTAACAAAGATAAAGCAGATATTCAAAAAGCGGTGTCTGACATTGTAGCTTTAGAAAACACCTTAGATATGTATCGCTTGGATAACAGTATTTACCCAACAACGGATCAAGGTCTAGATGCACTGATTCAAAAGCCTACATCTTCTCCTGAACCACGTAATTACCGTGACGAAGGCTACATTAAACGTTTACCACAAGATCCTTGGCGCAATGATTACTACTTATTAAGCCCTGGTGAGAATGGTCGTATTGATATTTTTAGTGCAGGTCCTGATGGACAAGTTGGCACTGAAGATGACATCGGTAACTGGAATCTACAAAACTTCCAGTAA
- the gspF gene encoding type II secretion system inner membrane protein GspF, producing the protein MAAFEYKALDSNGKQQKGVIEADTARHARSQLREQRLMPLELQPVAEKEAKAKSQGLTLFKRGISVAELALLTRQIATLVAAGLPIEESLKAVGQQCEKDRLASLIMAVRSRVVEGYSLADSLAEFPHVFDDLYRAMVASGEKSGHLEVVLNRLADYTERRQQLKSKLTQAMIYPIVLTTVAIGVIAVLLAAVVPKVVGQFEHMGQELPGSTQFLILASDFVQNYGVFVLIAMVGLFVLFKQLLRKPIFRMQYDSWLLKAPVIGKVSKGLNTARFARTLSILSASSVPLLEGMHIASEVLQNVKVRAAVDDATARVREGTSLGAALTNTKLFPAMMLYMIASGEKSGQLEQMLERAADNQDREFESNVNIALGVFEPMLVVSMASVVLFIVMAILQPILELNNLISA; encoded by the coding sequence ATGGCAGCGTTTGAATATAAAGCTCTTGATAGTAATGGCAAGCAGCAGAAAGGCGTTATAGAGGCAGATACCGCTCGTCATGCTCGCAGTCAATTGCGTGAACAACGGTTAATGCCGCTAGAGCTGCAACCTGTTGCTGAAAAAGAGGCTAAAGCGAAGAGCCAAGGGCTGACACTTTTTAAACGTGGTATTTCAGTTGCTGAACTCGCGTTACTAACACGCCAAATCGCAACGTTAGTGGCTGCAGGTTTACCCATTGAAGAGTCACTTAAAGCCGTTGGACAACAATGTGAAAAAGATCGTCTAGCCAGTTTGATTATGGCTGTGCGTTCTCGTGTTGTTGAAGGTTATAGCCTTGCAGACTCATTAGCCGAATTTCCTCATGTTTTTGACGACCTTTACCGCGCTATGGTTGCGTCAGGTGAAAAGTCAGGCCATTTAGAGGTGGTGTTAAATCGCTTAGCGGATTACACCGAACGTCGCCAACAACTTAAATCTAAGCTCACTCAAGCGATGATTTACCCTATTGTATTAACCACAGTCGCGATCGGTGTTATTGCTGTATTGCTAGCAGCAGTCGTACCAAAGGTGGTTGGGCAATTTGAACATATGGGTCAAGAGTTACCCGGTTCAACACAATTCCTCATTCTTGCTTCTGATTTCGTGCAAAACTATGGCGTGTTTGTCCTCATCGCGATGGTTGGCCTTTTTGTCCTATTCAAGCAATTATTAAGAAAACCTATTTTTAGAATGCAATACGATTCGTGGTTATTAAAGGCACCTGTTATAGGGAAAGTGAGTAAAGGCCTTAATACAGCGCGTTTTGCAAGAACCTTAAGTATCTTGTCAGCGAGTTCAGTTCCCTTATTAGAAGGGATGCATATTGCCAGTGAAGTACTACAAAATGTCAAAGTACGTGCAGCCGTTGATGATGCTACAGCAAGGGTGCGTGAAGGTACCAGTTTGGGCGCCGCACTAACAAATACCAAACTTTTTCCCGCTATGATGCTCTATATGATTGCATCGGGTGAGAAAAGTGGTCAACTGGAGCAAATGTTAGAACGTGCTGCAGATAACCAAGATAGAGAATTTGAATCCAATGTAAACATTGCATTAGGGGTATTTGAACCTATGTTGGTCGTCAGTATGGCCTCTGTGGTGTTATTTATCGTGATGGCAATTTTACAGCCTATCTTAGAATTGAATAACTTAATCAGCGCGTAG
- the gspE gene encoding type II secretion system ATPase GspE has product MSEAVTEQLAQVSTDLGLEAEELGDEVFLSNSRERLPFAFSHRFNLALAKEADALKLYYTSNTPLNAMLEVRRYAGEELVLCKLPLEDFEAKLTQTFQANSSEAQQLMEDIGNEMDLFTLAEELPQTEDLLEGDDDAPIIKLINALLSEAIKEEASDIHIETYETQLIVRFRIDGVLKEVLKPNRKLSSLLVSRIKVMARLDIAEKRVPQDGRISLRIAGRAVDVRVSTMPSSHGERVVLRLLDKNTGNLDLKLLGMTPSIQDQFESLIRKPHGIILVTGPTGSGKSTTLYAGLTEINSKDTNILTVEDPIEYELNGIGQTQVNTKADMTFARGLRAILRQDPDVVMIGEIRDLETAQIAVQASLTGHMVISTLHTNTASGAITRLQDMGVEPFLVSSSLLGVLAQRLIRTLCKECKVAHEPDERERELLGVTANDTRMIYRAKGCKACGHNGYRGRTGIHELLTVDDSVRELIHGGRGELAIEKYVRQTIPSIRHDGMSKVLAGVTTLEEVLRVTREE; this is encoded by the coding sequence ATGAGTGAAGCAGTGACTGAACAGTTGGCGCAAGTTTCAACGGATTTAGGTTTAGAGGCGGAAGAACTGGGTGATGAGGTTTTTCTTTCGAACAGCCGTGAACGTCTTCCGTTTGCTTTCTCACATCGTTTTAATTTGGCATTAGCCAAAGAAGCTGATGCTTTAAAGCTGTATTACACCAGCAACACCCCATTAAATGCGATGCTCGAAGTACGTCGCTATGCGGGTGAAGAATTAGTGTTATGCAAGTTGCCACTAGAAGATTTTGAGGCCAAGTTAACCCAGACATTCCAAGCCAACTCATCAGAAGCACAGCAACTGATGGAAGATATTGGTAATGAAATGGACTTGTTTACGTTAGCTGAAGAGTTACCGCAAACTGAAGACTTGCTTGAAGGTGATGATGACGCACCTATCATTAAATTGATCAATGCGTTGCTATCTGAAGCAATTAAAGAAGAAGCCTCAGATATTCATATTGAAACTTATGAGACACAACTCATCGTTCGTTTCCGTATTGATGGTGTGCTTAAAGAGGTGTTAAAACCTAACCGTAAACTATCTTCATTGCTGGTTTCACGTATTAAGGTTATGGCACGTTTGGATATTGCTGAAAAACGCGTTCCTCAGGATGGCCGTATTTCATTACGTATTGCAGGCCGTGCCGTCGATGTTCGTGTATCAACTATGCCATCAAGCCACGGCGAGCGGGTAGTATTACGTTTACTGGATAAAAACACCGGCAACTTAGACTTAAAACTGTTGGGTATGACACCGTCTATTCAAGATCAGTTTGAATCACTTATCCGTAAGCCTCACGGTATTATTTTGGTTACAGGGCCGACTGGTTCAGGTAAAAGTACCACGCTCTATGCGGGCTTAACTGAAATTAACTCTAAAGATACCAATATCTTAACTGTGGAAGACCCTATTGAGTATGAACTTAATGGTATTGGTCAAACACAAGTTAATACTAAAGCGGATATGACTTTTGCCCGTGGACTACGTGCAATATTACGTCAAGATCCTGATGTGGTCATGATTGGTGAAATCCGTGATTTAGAAACAGCGCAAATCGCGGTTCAAGCATCATTAACCGGTCACATGGTTATTTCTACATTGCATACCAATACAGCATCGGGTGCGATTACCCGTTTACAAGATATGGGTGTTGAGCCTTTCCTTGTTTCTTCAAGTTTACTTGGGGTGTTGGCGCAACGATTAATCCGTACGTTATGTAAAGAGTGTAAGGTTGCGCATGAACCTGATGAACGTGAACGTGAATTACTCGGCGTTACCGCAAATGATACGCGAATGATTTATCGCGCTAAAGGTTGTAAAGCTTGTGGTCATAATGGCTATAGAGGGCGTACAGGTATTCATGAGTTGCTGACAGTTGATGATAGCGTCCGTGAATTAATTCACGGTGGCCGTGGTGAATTAGCCATTGAAAAATATGTACGTCAAACGATTCCAAGTATTCGTCATGATGGCATGAGCAAAGTACTTGCAGGGGTTACAACCCTTGAAGAAGTATTGCGCGTGACACGCGAGGAATAA